TGGCCGCCTTCGCCCAGTTCGGCTCGGACCTCGACAAGGCGACCCAGGCCCGCCTGGCCCGGGGTCAGCGGGTGACGGAGATCCTCAAGCAGGGCGAGCACGAGCCGATGCCGGTGGAGGAACAGGTGGTCGCCATCTACTGCGGCGTCAACGGCTACCTCGACGACGTGCCCGTCGAGCGCGTGCGGGCGTTCGAGCGCGAGTTCCTCCAGTACCTCAAGCGGTTCCACCCGGAGGTGCTGGAGTCGATCCGGACCGAGAAGGAGATCACCCAGGAGAACGAGCAGCGGCTGCAGGCCGCCATCCAGCAGTTCAAGGCCGGCTTCCTGGGCGAGGGGCAGGAGGGGGCTTCCGGCGCGGCCGAGCCCGCCCGGCAGGTGCAGCGGGCGTCGTGACGGACGCCGGGAAGGGTGATTCGCCATGGCCTCGATGCGGGACATCCGGCGTCGCATCCGCGCGGTGCGGAACACCCAACAGATCACCCGCGCGATGTACATGGTCGCCGCCGCGAAGCTCAAGCGGGCCGAGGAGGCCGCCCGCTCCGGCCGGCCGTACGCCAACGCCCTGCGGGCCATGCTGGCCCGCCTGGCCGGATCCGAGCAGGCGCGCCAGCATCCGCTGGTGGCGCCGCGACCCGTCCGCCGCGTGGGCTTGGTGATCGTCACCGGCGACCGCGGCCTGGCGGGCAGCTACAACGCCAACGTGATCCGGCGGGCCGAGCAGGAGCTGCGCCAGCTGCCGCCGGACGTGGAGCCGGTCCTGGTGGCGGTGGGGCGGAAGGGACGCGACCACTTCCGCCGCCGCGGCCACGCCTTCGCCCGGGAGCTCACCGGCCTGGGCGAGGACGTGGACTTCGCCACCGCCCGGGACCTGGCGCGGTGGCTGGTGGACCGCTATCTGTCCGGCGACGTCGACGAGGTGCGCCTGGTCTACACCGAGTACCGGTCGGCCATCAGCCAGCGGCCGGTGGTGACCCGCCTCCTGCCCGTCGCCGGGCTGGACGAACCGGCCGGCGGCGCGGCCGCGGGCCCGGCGGCGGACCGGGGTGCGGCGCCGGGCGGGGCGTCCGGGCGCGCGGCGGCGAGCGGCGCGCTGGCCGGCGGTCCGCAGGTCGCAGCCGAGCGCCCGGCGGGCAGCGGTCCCCAGGGTGTGCGCGAGTACATCTACGAGCCGTCGGAGCGGGCGGTGCTGGAGGCCCTGCTGCCCAAGTACGTGCAGATCCTGGTCTTCCGGGCCCTGCAGGAGGCCAAGGCCAGCGAGCACGGGGCGCGGATGACGGCGATGAAGAACGCGACGGACAACGCGGCCGAGCTGATCGAGACGCTGACCCTGGCGTACAACCGCGCCCGCCAGGCGGCCATCACCAAGGAGCTGGCGGAGATCGTCAGCGGCGCCGAGGCCCTCAAGGGCTGATCCCGCGCCGCCGTCCCCCGCGGCCCGCTGCGGGCTTCGGCGGGCCGGGGCCGACGGGAGCGTCGCCGGCCCGCGGCCGGCGCGGGCGCCGGTTCGTCCGATGCGCCATCCCGAGCCGCCGGGGGCGGAAGCGGTTCCACCCCGGGACCGCCGGCCCGGCGGCGGGCGGAGGAGCGGCGGAGCAAGCCGGGGGCAGGCGCGGTGGGACGGCGGCGATGCCCGTCCCGAGGCGCCGCGGACCGGAGGGAGACTGCCATGGCCGAGCAGAACGTGGGCCGGGTCGTCCAGGTGATCGGCCCGGTGGTCGACATCGAGTTCCCCGAGGGCAAGCTGCCGGACATCTACAACGCCATCAAGATCCAGGCCAAGACCGAGCAGGTGGAGATCGACCTAACGGTGGAGGCGGCGCAGCACCTGGGCAACAACGTGGTCCGGTGCGTCGCCATGGCCTCCACCGACGGGCTGCAGCGGGGCATGCCCGCCGTCGACACCGGCGGCCCGATCACCGTGCCCGTGGGCCGCGAGGTGCTGGGGCGGATGTTCAACGTGCTGGGCGAGCCCATCGACGGCAAGGAGCCGCCCAAGACGAAGAAGCGCTATCCCATCCACCGGCCGGCGCCCGACGTGGCCGACGTGAACCCCGCCACGGAGATCCTGGAGACGGGCATCAAGGTCATCGACCTGATCTGCCCCTTCGCCCGCGGCGGGAAGGTCGGCCTGTTCGGCGGCGCCGGCGTGGGCAAGACCGTGATCATCATGGAGCTGATCCACAACATCGCCTACAAGCACGGCGGCTTCTCCGTCTTCGCCGGCGTGGGCGAGCGCACCCGCGAGGGCAACGACCTGTACCACGAGCTCAAGGAGTCCGGGGTCCTCGACAAGACGGCCCTGGTCTTCGGTCAGATGAACGAGCCGCCAGGCGCCCGTCTGCGGGTGGGCCTGACGGGCCTGGCCATGGCCGAGTACTTCCGGGACGAAGAGGGCCAGGACCTGCTGCTGTTCATCGACAACATCTTCCGCTTCACCCAGGCCGGGTCCGAGGTGTCGGCGCTGCTCGGCCGCATGCCCAGCGCCGTGGGCTACCAGCCCACCCTGGCCACGGAGATGGGCAACCTGCAGGAGCGCATCACCACGACGCGGAAGGGATCCATCACCTCGGTGCAGGCGGTGTACGTCCCCGCCGACGACTACACCGACCCGGCGCCGGTGACCACCTTCGCGCACCTGGACTCCACGGTGCGCCTGGAGCGCGCCATCGCCGAGCGCGGCATCTACCCGGCCGTCGACCCGCTGGCCTCCACCTCCCGGATCCTGGACCCCAACATCGTGGGCCAGGAACACTACGAGGTGGCGCGCGGCGTCCAGCAGGTCCTGCAGCGGTACAAGGACCTGCAGGACATCATCGCCATCCTGGGGATGGACGAGCTCACCGAGGAGGACAAGCTGATCGTCCAGCGGGCGCGCAAGCTGGAGCGCTTCCTGTCCCAGCCCTTCTTCGTGGCCGAGGTCTTCACCGGCACGCCCGGCAAGTACGTCAGCCGCGAGGAGACGGTGCGCGGCTTCAAGGAGATCCTCGAGGGCAAGCACGACGACCTGCCCGAGGCCGCCTTCTACATGGTGGGCACCATCGACGAGGCCGTGGAGAAGGCCAAGACCCTGGTCTGAGAGGGGCGACACCATGGCGGAGCGCGCCATCACGCTGGAGGTCATCACGCCCGAGCGGGTCGTCTTCCGCGAGGAGGTCGACTCGCTGATCGTGCCCGGGTCCGAGGGCCTGCTGGGCGTGCTGCCCGACCACGCGCCCATGGTGGCGACCCTGAAGATCGGCATCCTGAGCTACCGCAAGGGCGGCGAGCGGCGGCGCGTGGCCGTGGCCGGCGGGTTCTTCGAGGTGGCGGACAACCACGCGGTGGTCCTCTCCGACGCCGCCGAACGCGCGGAAGAGATCGACGTGGCGCGGGCGCGGGCGGCCGCGGAGCGGGCCCGGCGCCGGCTGGCCGAGCGGGACGCCAACTGGGACTTCGAGCGCGCCCGCGCCGCCTTGCACCGCGCCCTCAACCGCCTGCGCGCCGCGGGGGCGGACACCGGCGACCTGGTCTGACGGCGCCGGACGGCGGAACCGGTCCGGCGATGGCCGACGCGCCGGG
The sequence above is drawn from the Thermaerobacter sp. FW80 genome and encodes:
- the atpG gene encoding ATP synthase F1 subunit gamma — encoded protein: MASMRDIRRRIRAVRNTQQITRAMYMVAAAKLKRAEEAARSGRPYANALRAMLARLAGSEQARQHPLVAPRPVRRVGLVIVTGDRGLAGSYNANVIRRAEQELRQLPPDVEPVLVAVGRKGRDHFRRRGHAFARELTGLGEDVDFATARDLARWLVDRYLSGDVDEVRLVYTEYRSAISQRPVVTRLLPVAGLDEPAGGAAAGPAADRGAAPGGASGRAAASGALAGGPQVAAERPAGSGPQGVREYIYEPSERAVLEALLPKYVQILVFRALQEAKASEHGARMTAMKNATDNAAELIETLTLAYNRARQAAITKELAEIVSGAEALKG
- the atpD gene encoding F0F1 ATP synthase subunit beta, yielding MAEQNVGRVVQVIGPVVDIEFPEGKLPDIYNAIKIQAKTEQVEIDLTVEAAQHLGNNVVRCVAMASTDGLQRGMPAVDTGGPITVPVGREVLGRMFNVLGEPIDGKEPPKTKKRYPIHRPAPDVADVNPATEILETGIKVIDLICPFARGGKVGLFGGAGVGKTVIIMELIHNIAYKHGGFSVFAGVGERTREGNDLYHELKESGVLDKTALVFGQMNEPPGARLRVGLTGLAMAEYFRDEEGQDLLLFIDNIFRFTQAGSEVSALLGRMPSAVGYQPTLATEMGNLQERITTTRKGSITSVQAVYVPADDYTDPAPVTTFAHLDSTVRLERAIAERGIYPAVDPLASTSRILDPNIVGQEHYEVARGVQQVLQRYKDLQDIIAILGMDELTEEDKLIVQRARKLERFLSQPFFVAEVFTGTPGKYVSREETVRGFKEILEGKHDDLPEAAFYMVGTIDEAVEKAKTLV
- a CDS encoding F0F1 ATP synthase subunit epsilon, giving the protein MAERAITLEVITPERVVFREEVDSLIVPGSEGLLGVLPDHAPMVATLKIGILSYRKGGERRRVAVAGGFFEVADNHAVVLSDAAERAEEIDVARARAAAERARRRLAERDANWDFERARAALHRALNRLRAAGADTGDLV